From Helicobacter sp. MIT 21-1697, a single genomic window includes:
- the hemL gene encoding glutamate-1-semialdehyde 2,1-aminomutase: MNILQSINDFNEAKQVIPGGVNSPVRAFGSVGGTPRFIARGKGAYIYDEDDNEYIDFVQSWGPLIFGHANEMIESALSLAIKDGLSFGAPTEKETTLVKHIIALSGSAEKMRLVNSGTEATMSALRLARAYSGKDDIIKFEGCYHGHSDSLLVSAGSGCATFGTPSSPGVPNDISKHTLVARYNDIESVKACFEQSKNVACVIIEALAGNMGFVPADSKFMHDLRSLCDEYNALLIIDEVMSGFRAGLKGAIGLYNVQADLVTYGKVIGGGMPLAAFGGRADIMDMLSPVGGVYQAGTLSGNPIAVSAGLATLLQIKSNPTLYEQLEILAKRLIQGLKEAAQSYKIPLQVDCRGSMFGFFFNKKEVKNFDDAKCSDTAMFALFHQKMLEKGVYFACSQFETGFICSAMNESMIDEVIMKAKAAFGEITHEMESGI; this comes from the coding sequence ATGAATATTTTGCAAAGCATTAACGATTTCAATGAGGCAAAGCAAGTCATTCCCGGAGGAGTAAATTCTCCTGTGCGGGCATTTGGCTCTGTGGGAGGGACACCGCGATTTATCGCTAGGGGCAAAGGTGCTTATATTTATGATGAAGATGACAATGAATATATTGATTTTGTGCAAAGCTGGGGACCACTTATTTTTGGACACGCAAACGAAATGATAGAATCCGCTTTATCTCTTGCTATCAAAGATGGGCTAAGCTTTGGAGCACCCACAGAGAAAGAAACGACACTTGTTAAACACATTATCGCATTATCTGGGAGTGCAGAGAAGATGCGTCTTGTAAATTCTGGCACAGAGGCTACAATGAGTGCTTTGCGTTTAGCTAGAGCATATAGCGGTAAAGATGACATTATTAAGTTTGAGGGCTGCTATCACGGACATTCTGATAGTTTGCTTGTTTCTGCAGGGAGTGGGTGCGCTACATTTGGCACGCCAAGCTCACCGGGTGTTCCAAATGACATATCAAAGCACACACTCGTAGCGCGATATAATGATATAGAATCTGTGAAAGCGTGTTTTGAACAAAGCAAGAATGTGGCGTGCGTGATTATTGAAGCCTTAGCTGGCAATATGGGATTTGTTCCTGCTGATAGCAAGTTTATGCACGATTTAAGGAGTTTATGCGATGAGTATAATGCACTTTTAATCATTGATGAGGTGATGAGTGGCTTTAGGGCTGGACTTAAGGGGGCAATAGGTTTATATAATGTGCAAGCAGATTTAGTTACTTATGGCAAAGTTATCGGGGGAGGTATGCCCTTGGCTGCTTTTGGTGGGAGGGCAGATATTATGGATATGCTTTCTCCTGTTGGTGGCGTTTATCAGGCGGGAACATTAAGTGGGAATCCTATCGCGGTGAGCGCAGGACTTGCGACTTTATTGCAAATCAAATCCAATCCTACATTGTATGAGCAACTAGAGATACTTGCCAAGCGGCTTATTCAAGGGTTAAAAGAAGCAGCACAATCATACAAGATTCCCTTGCAGGTGGATTGTAGGGGAAGTATGTTTGGCTTCTTTTTCAATAAAAAAGAAGTAAAAAATTTTGATGATGCCAAATGTAGTGATACTGCAATGTTTGCACTCTTCCATCAAAAGATGCTTGAAAAAGGCGTCTATTTTGCTTGCTCGCAGTTTGAGACAGGCTTTATTTGTAGCGCAATGAATGAATCAATGATTGATGAGGTGATTATGAAAGCAAAGGCAGCCTTTGGTGAAATAACCCACGAAATGGAATCTGGAATCTAG
- a CDS encoding helix-turn-helix transcriptional regulator, producing MLRDSNKDSISIRIIEIFKLLLNGQSIDLKALCEEFNVSLRTLQRDMEKLCKHLPILKSNGIYTLESYALGQLNYKDIKHFAKQSGLTTLYPKLDADFIVDLLNPNITQSFIITPPNRQMPDYDTFENLSIAILTAHKISFTYKGKTRLVEPYKIIHIKGIWYLLAVEKDKLKHFALSKIHSLRKNHTQFKPDRKILALIDSQNAEFRNEHSYKATIHICSSALEFFTRKGMPKNLKQLRTSASGAIFEMSYTFKNEVLNLAKMWLPAMRILEPKELQTHLENLLKTYLQEAKRQIL from the coding sequence ATGTTAAGGGACTCTAATAAAGATTCTATCTCCATTCGTATTATTGAAATTTTCAAACTCCTTTTAAATGGACAAAGTATAGATTTGAAAGCATTATGCGAAGAGTTTAATGTCTCCCTACGCACGCTACAACGCGATATGGAAAAGTTGTGCAAACATCTACCAATCCTTAAATCCAATGGAATTTACACATTAGAATCTTATGCGCTAGGGCAACTTAACTATAAAGACATAAAGCATTTTGCCAAGCAAAGCGGACTTACAACATTATATCCAAAGCTAGATGCTGATTTTATTGTGGATTTGCTCAATCCTAACATCACTCAATCTTTTATTATCACGCCACCAAATCGTCAAATGCCAGATTATGATACATTTGAAAACTTAAGTATAGCCATTCTTACTGCACATAAAATAAGCTTTACCTACAAAGGCAAAACACGACTTGTTGAACCCTACAAAATTATCCATATTAAAGGTATTTGGTATCTTTTGGCTGTGGAAAAAGATAAATTAAAGCATTTTGCATTAAGCAAAATACACTCTTTGCGCAAAAACCATACACAATTTAAGCCAGATAGAAAAATCCTCGCCCTCATAGATTCTCAAAATGCAGAGTTTCGCAATGAACACTCATACAAAGCAACTATTCATATATGCAGCAGTGCGCTAGAGTTTTTCACACGCAAAGGTATGCCAAAAAATCTCAAACAACTGCGCACAAGTGCAAGTGGAGCGATATTTGAGATGAGTTATACCTTTAAAAATGAGGTGCTTAATCTCGCAAAAATGTGGCTACCTGCAATGAGAATCTTAGAACCAAAAGAGCTACAAACACATCTTGAAAATCTCTTAAAAACTTACTTGCAAGAAGCTAAAAGGCAGATTCTATGA
- a CDS encoding AtpZ/AtpI family protein, whose product MSENRQNKHTQHESSPQKGQKDMLDNTQDSKINDESILTNENRKEIEDKPPRLSAIVRGANELSVGISIVVAILLGIGIGIGLAKLSGIKWLFWLGVFWGVAAAILNLYKAYQRQQKEAQELANNPRYTYKPSADDEDEDSQNGKYY is encoded by the coding sequence ATGAGTGAGAATAGACAAAATAAACACACACAGCACGAATCCTCCCCTCAAAAAGGGCAAAAAGATATGTTGGACAACACACAAGATTCTAAAATCAACGATGAGAGCATACTTACAAATGAGAATCGCAAGGAGATTGAGGATAAACCTCCTCGTCTAAGTGCTATTGTGCGTGGTGCAAATGAGCTAAGTGTGGGGATTTCAATCGTAGTAGCTATTTTGCTTGGCATTGGCATTGGCATTGGTTTAGCAAAGCTAAGTGGGATAAAATGGCTTTTTTGGCTTGGGGTATTTTGGGGTGTGGCTGCGGCTATTTTAAACCTTTACAAAGCGTATCAACGTCAGCAAAAAGAAGCACAAGAATTAGCCAATAACCCCCGCTACACTTATAAGCCTAGCGCAGATGATGAAGATGAAGATTCCCAAAATGGAAAATATTATTAA
- a CDS encoding GTPase, translating into MENEIRQRIGALWSGLGSEIGKENVAIIQEAMKKLFREDPLRILVVGGSGSGKSSTIRALLRANNPQEEKNMPEIGEGAKPMTMDIEEFKINDNLIIYDSPGLGDGQKDEQHKRKIQNLLQEKNDKGNALIDLALVLIDITSRDLGGTLSTIKAVGEVMSPDDRQKRILIALNKCDKSNDPDARMNYDKEPPEPNDELQEEIEKRKNEFKKRIKQETGIDTEVVCYSAGFYNEKKNKDYPSYNIDELFTYIRKDLPARKVVILNQNANERVYKGKSGAQNESSFWDSLVETIKNVAADVAEMLGEVVLKKGVKFISSFFGKFFKWIV; encoded by the coding sequence ATGGAAAATGAAATAAGACAACGCATTGGTGCTTTGTGGTCTGGTTTGGGAAGTGAGATTGGTAAGGAGAATGTTGCCATAATCCAAGAAGCAATGAAAAAGTTGTTCAGAGAAGATCCTCTTAGAATACTTGTAGTAGGTGGCTCTGGCTCTGGCAAAAGTTCAACTATCAGAGCTCTCCTCAGAGCAAATAATCCTCAAGAAGAAAAAAATATGCCTGAGATTGGAGAAGGTGCAAAGCCAATGACTATGGATATAGAAGAATTCAAAATAAATGATAATCTCATCATATACGATAGTCCCGGGCTAGGCGATGGGCAAAAAGACGAGCAACATAAACGCAAGATTCAAAATCTGCTACAAGAAAAAAATGATAAAGGTAATGCACTCATTGATTTAGCACTCGTTCTTATTGATATTACATCACGCGATTTAGGAGGCACTCTTTCTACTATCAAAGCTGTGGGAGAAGTTATGAGTCCAGATGATAGGCAGAAACGAATCTTAATTGCCCTTAATAAATGTGATAAAAGCAATGACCCAGATGCGAGAATGAACTACGACAAAGAACCGCCAGAACCAAATGATGAGCTTCAAGAAGAAATTGAAAAAAGAAAAAATGAATTTAAAAAGAGAATTAAACAAGAAACAGGCATTGATACAGAAGTTGTTTGTTACAGCGCAGGATTTTATAATGAAAAGAAAAACAAAGACTATCCATCATACAATATAGATGAGCTATTTACATATATTCGTAAGGACTTACCAGCACGCAAAGTAGTTATACTTAATCAAAACGCCAATGAAAGAGTCTATAAGGGAAAAAGTGGTGCTCAAAACGAATCATCTTTTTGGGATTCGCTTGTAGAGACAATAAAAAATGTGGCAGCAGATGTAGCAGAAATGTTAGGAGAAGTAGTTTTAAAAAAAGGAGTTAAGTTTATAAGCAGTTTCTTCGGGAAATTCTTTAAATGGATAGTCTAA
- a CDS encoding DUF2972 domain-containing protein — protein sequence MFYLLHLNGGGAYNRSKTIRIFKAKGLRFALVYNLGKKKRAFQQTAFYQHFFQKVEMLFLIFISHNPHKFGVYKILKRFHIVTTHNPTLVFISQYYEEINSWIESIEFKEQYLETNHPYPPMLNPKRLSARNSKNKEQESLESKSIVEIQPYPNLSYNNLSAQIAWDLNLPLPPYYQFVYWGSHGSGSSGLTTFLEYCGVNVCPWQGVYGGDGRENYLCYFHKLTAFHNDSALTYLSIREFVETASKFYALLPYSKALLTARDPISNLKSFLQLRVPKEGWDTRAENPIIITLQSEPKEVCKNLVGYWNMDSKGKLCLGEFPSFECIEYFIDTHKYAGAFHDTQLKNALINLQDSIIIDMSEIVGERAFETMKRLSQSLGFPAPREEERERFKTQRVLEYINFLPITLKVKILDTTLHFYLRDNALKTDYQNLTPFLFNQDCFYQRIIVCANKEDFEILKQDINTLEEVKAYLLKFIQRLQEQKDIEDTKKITESQVLEYLREHKDLRIRFKHILDEHLAYIKKERPDIVESWKYYQEFERMCENGVKGGT from the coding sequence ATGTTTTATCTTTTGCATTTAAATGGGGGGGGGGCATATAATCGTTCCAAAACAATACGCATTTTTAAAGCAAAAGGCTTAAGATTTGCTCTTGTTTATAATTTAGGAAAGAAAAAAAGAGCTTTTCAACAAACTGCTTTCTATCAACATTTCTTTCAAAAGGTAGAAATGCTCTTTCTTATCTTTATATCTCATAATCCTCATAAATTTGGTGTGTATAAGATTCTAAAGAGATTTCATATTGTAACTACTCATAATCCAACTTTAGTTTTTATCTCTCAATATTATGAGGAGATTAACTCTTGGATAGAATCCATTGAGTTTAAAGAGCAATACCTTGAAACAAATCACCCTTATCCCCCAATGCTAAATCCTAAAAGATTGAGTGCAAGAAATTCTAAGAACAAAGAACAAGAAAGTTTAGAATCCAAAAGTATAGTGGAGATACAACCCTATCCCAATCTAAGCTATAACAATCTCTCTGCACAAATTGCTTGGGATTTGAACTTGCCTCTGCCTCCGTATTATCAATTTGTATATTGGGGAAGTCACGGGAGTGGAAGTTCTGGACTAACCACCTTTTTAGAGTATTGCGGAGTAAATGTGTGTCCTTGGCAAGGTGTATATGGAGGCGATGGCAGGGAAAATTACCTATGCTATTTTCACAAACTCACAGCATTCCATAACGATTCCGCTCTAACTTATCTTTCTATCAGGGAATTTGTAGAGACAGCAAGTAAATTCTATGCTTTGCTCCCTTATAGCAAAGCTTTACTCACTGCTAGAGACCCTATAAGCAATCTTAAATCTTTTTTACAGCTTAGAGTTCCAAAAGAAGGTTGGGATACAAGAGCAGAGAATCCTATAATAATTACCTTACAATCAGAACCAAAAGAAGTGTGTAAAAACCTTGTAGGATATTGGAATATGGATTCCAAAGGCAAACTTTGTCTAGGAGAATTTCCCTCTTTTGAATGTATAGAATATTTTATAGATACGCACAAATACGCTGGTGCTTTCCACGACACCCAACTCAAAAATGCTTTGATTAATCTTCAAGATTCTATTATTATAGATATGTCTGAAATTGTAGGAGAGAGAGCCTTTGAAACAATGAAAAGATTGTCTCAAAGCTTAGGATTCCCTGCACCAAGAGAAGAGGAGAGGGAGAGGTTTAAAACTCAAAGAGTCTTAGAATATATCAATTTTTTACCCATAACACTGAAGGTTAAAATATTAGATACAACGCTTCATTTTTACCTTAGAGATAATGCGCTTAAGACAGATTATCAAAACCTTACCCCTTTTCTTTTTAACCAAGATTGCTTTTATCAAAGAATTATTGTATGTGCAAATAAAGAAGACTTTGAGATTCTAAAACAAGATATAAACACACTAGAGGAAGTCAAAGCGTATCTGTTAAAATTTATTCAAAGATTACAAGAGCAAAAAGACATAGAAGATACAAAGAAAATTACAGAATCTCAAGTGCTAGAGTATTTAAGAGAACATAAAGATTTAAGGATAAGATTTAAACATATCTTAGATGAGCATTTGGCGTATATTAAAAAAGAGCGTCCTGATATAGTAGAATCGTGGAAATATTATCAAGAATTTGAGAGAATGTGTGAAAATGGTGTCAAAGGGGGGACTTGA
- a CDS encoding 2,3,4,5-tetrahydropyridine-2,6-carboxylate N-succinyltransferase: MSIEKFKLFVDAYQKSAAYKEPLGFGIARVEIGKKSKAVLCATYPTMNWQGENLGTYAVLCESAKVGESIAQSENEAVYGINQEFVHKALELYAPFLNEALSDSQTHKNIQVILELKKQANKGRLKTKGGRARYRFCVIYKDEKCESVESAYLKLLALSLGKAPLRSLQLDGIFGLLQNVAWSGNKPYELEWLRENEIALKMEGEFPHIDFVDKFPRYLMQVIPQYDNIRLLDSAKTRFGAYLGTGGYTQMPGASYVNFNAGAMGACMNEGRISSSVVVGEGTDVGGGASILGVLSGGNSEPISIGKNCLLGVNSATGISLGDGCIVDGGIAVLAGGVFHIAPEEAAKIAEINDTFVVKESNVYKGRELSGKHGIHFRCDSQSGKMIAFRSNRKIELNTALH; the protein is encoded by the coding sequence ATGAGTATTGAAAAATTTAAGTTATTTGTTGATGCATACCAAAAGTCAGCGGCATATAAAGAGCCGCTAGGTTTTGGTATTGCGCGTGTGGAGATTGGCAAAAAGTCAAAAGCTGTGCTGTGTGCAACTTATCCTACGATGAATTGGCAAGGAGAGAATCTTGGCACTTATGCAGTGTTATGTGAGAGCGCAAAAGTCGGGGAGAGTATAGCTCAAAGTGAGAATGAGGCAGTGTATGGCATTAATCAAGAATTTGTGCATAAGGCACTTGAGCTTTATGCTCCTTTTTTAAACGAGGCATTAAGTGATTCTCAAACGCACAAAAATATTCAAGTCATTTTAGAGCTTAAAAAACAAGCAAATAAAGGCAGATTGAAAACAAAAGGCGGCAGGGCTCGGTATAGATTCTGTGTGATTTATAAAGACGAAAAATGTGAAAGTGTAGAATCTGCTTACCTTAAGCTTTTGGCTTTGTCTTTGGGCAAAGCACCTTTGCGTTCCTTGCAGCTTGATGGCATTTTTGGATTGCTCCAAAATGTCGCGTGGAGTGGCAATAAACCTTATGAGTTAGAATGGCTAAGAGAAAATGAGATTGCTTTAAAAATGGAGGGTGAGTTTCCCCATATTGACTTTGTGGATAAATTCCCACGATACCTTATGCAGGTGATTCCACAATATGATAATATCCGCCTTTTAGATTCTGCCAAAACACGTTTTGGAGCGTATCTTGGCACAGGTGGTTATACGCAAATGCCCGGAGCAAGTTATGTGAATTTCAATGCTGGAGCAATGGGGGCTTGTATGAATGAAGGGCGCATTAGCTCAAGTGTTGTCGTGGGTGAGGGCACAGATGTAGGTGGAGGTGCGAGTATCTTAGGTGTGTTAAGCGGAGGAAATAGTGAGCCAATTAGTATTGGTAAAAATTGTCTTTTGGGTGTGAATAGCGCTACGGGCATTAGTTTAGGTGATGGGTGCATTGTTGATGGAGGCATTGCTGTCCTTGCTGGCGGAGTGTTTCATATCGCACCTGAAGAAGCAGCAAAAATCGCCGAAATTAATGATACTTTTGTTGTGAAAGAAAGTAATGTGTATAAAGGAAGAGAGCTTTCGGGCAAACACGGAATCCACTTCCGCTGCGATTCTCAAAGTGGCAAAATGATAGCCTTTAGGAGCAATAGAAAAATTGAGCTTAACACAGCCTTGCATTAA
- a CDS encoding aspartate aminotransferase family protein: MDFAHTQALDEEFVLHTYARANVAFVRGENARVFDTQDNDYIDFGSGIGVCSVGHANANLAQAIAKQAQTLLHTSNLYYIQPQAALAQQIITLYRDNTPYTAHMRAFFCNSGAEANECAIKIARKYGKPRNAYKIITLDSSFHGRTIASLKATAQEKMHLHFGPFPDGFIYAQDIDDMINKLDDSTCAVLLELVQGEGGVLPMDKEKINTLSTILKQKQILLMIDEVQSGIFRSGEIFASKVYGIDPDVITTAKGLAGGVPIGAVITKLTDIFEYGDHGTTFGGNFLSCAAGLETLTILNKLYKDGELQRTITLFHTELDALVADFAHIFSHKVGLGLMCGLYTRNPDMQQEIIAQALKHYVIVLKSGKGVVRFLPPLTITKEEIQEGFARVRNALKTF, encoded by the coding sequence ATGGATTTCGCACACACACAAGCCCTTGATGAAGAATTTGTGCTTCATACTTACGCACGCGCAAATGTAGCTTTTGTGCGTGGAGAAAATGCACGAGTCTTTGATACACAAGACAATGATTATATTGATTTTGGCTCTGGTATCGGTGTGTGTAGTGTGGGACACGCTAATGCAAATCTTGCTCAAGCGATTGCCAAACAAGCACAAACTTTACTCCATACTTCTAATCTCTACTATATACAGCCACAAGCCGCACTTGCTCAACAAATTATCACTCTCTATCGCGATAATACACCATATACTGCGCATATGCGTGCATTTTTTTGTAATTCCGGAGCAGAGGCAAATGAATGCGCCATCAAAATAGCACGCAAATACGGCAAACCTCGCAATGCGTATAAAATCATCACTCTTGATTCAAGCTTTCACGGACGCACTATCGCTTCACTCAAAGCCACTGCGCAAGAAAAAATGCACCTACACTTTGGACCATTTCCTGATGGATTTATTTATGCACAAGACATTGATGATATGATAAATAAGCTTGATGATAGCACCTGTGCAGTCCTTTTAGAGCTTGTGCAAGGTGAGGGCGGTGTCTTGCCTATGGATAAAGAAAAAATCAATACATTAAGCACAATCTTAAAACAAAAACAGATTCTATTAATGATAGATGAAGTTCAAAGCGGCATATTTAGAAGTGGCGAAATTTTTGCCTCCAAAGTGTATGGCATAGACCCCGATGTCATTACAACAGCGAAAGGTTTGGCAGGAGGAGTGCCTATTGGTGCGGTGATTACAAAACTTACTGATATTTTTGAATATGGCGACCACGGCACTACTTTTGGGGGAAATTTTCTTAGTTGCGCAGCAGGACTTGAAACGCTTACTATACTCAACAAACTTTATAAGGATGGCGAACTACAACGCACTATTACACTCTTCCACACAGAGCTTGATGCACTTGTGGCTGATTTTGCCCATATATTTAGTCATAAAGTCGGATTAGGACTTATGTGTGGGCTTTATACGCGCAATCCTGATATGCAGCAAGAGATTATTGCTCAAGCACTCAAACATTATGTGATTGTCCTTAAATCCGGCAAGGGTGTAGTGCGATTTTTACCGCCACTCACGAT
- a CDS encoding YceI family protein: protein MKKIIAGMMIVSSIVCAASIDVAKAQVKWTAFKTPAKIAVGGSFDDVKFKFGTPNKTQSLESQLNNATATIDIMKVNTADAGRDETLRKSFFEHFNKKDPIKVTFKDVIEGKGKGTILANVRMNGKTQKVPMQYEIAGGKIIAKGVLDLSLFGLENARASLQNAVKDLHENLTWSQVEIAFEAPVK, encoded by the coding sequence ATGAAAAAAATTATCGCAGGTATGATGATTGTAAGCAGTATTGTATGTGCAGCAAGCATTGATGTAGCAAAAGCTCAAGTTAAATGGACAGCCTTTAAAACTCCTGCCAAAATAGCAGTAGGCGGAAGTTTTGATGATGTGAAGTTTAAATTTGGTACGCCCAACAAAACACAAAGCCTTGAATCTCAACTTAATAATGCCACTGCGACTATTGACATTATGAAAGTTAATACTGCTGATGCAGGTAGAGATGAGACTTTGCGTAAGAGCTTTTTTGAGCATTTTAACAAGAAAGACCCTATTAAAGTAACATTCAAAGATGTTATTGAAGGCAAAGGTAAGGGCACAATTTTGGCTAATGTGCGTATGAATGGCAAAACACAAAAAGTGCCTATGCAATATGAGATAGCTGGTGGCAAAATTATCGCAAAAGGTGTGTTGGATTTAAGTCTATTTGGACTTGAAAATGCGCGTGCGAGTTTGCAAAACGCTGTAAAAGATCTCCACGAGAATCTGACTTGGTCTCAAGTAGAAATTGCATTTGAGGCCCCTGTAAAATAG
- a CDS encoding HP0729 family protein, translated as MQNYLILYNPYYESNVIGKHLEILKSQGQVAFGKVRSKLRTNNADSKQTSHLDDYICPLQLFLTDYENLFVTQVSRVCANLENPHIAPDYYQQLDIELWFIIEDLRELVRGDFAKVRDVYLANFTTPAYNNRTFTIYGNPYEYPLHIELKKPEQYFIESKTYYIDALQSSDFVAMKKRLIHFNLGDRFEKHCLVSTLEDLTKAELEIEKYTLDKENGADCSHIIIFYARSFEQEMWEFAKILFSILSARNKDILEIPYKVQGINFTLKDIFENKPNLGTYAMLLSHYLIKERIDSLFDRNPLRFYLNISLPKHIKSLQKIRNTSVHQKKAHLQEALHLRAIMLGIGLALGESGVFGALIEAKNMLKDFKRESSAL; from the coding sequence ATGCAAAACTACCTCATTCTTTACAATCCCTATTACGAATCCAATGTGATTGGTAAGCATTTAGAGATTCTTAAATCGCAAGGGCAAGTAGCCTTTGGCAAAGTGCGCTCAAAACTGCGCACAAACAATGCCGATTCTAAGCAAACATCACATCTTGATGACTATATATGTCCTTTACAGCTTTTCCTCACAGATTATGAGAATCTCTTTGTTACACAAGTTTCACGCGTTTGTGCAAACTTAGAGAATCCACACATTGCGCCAGATTATTACCAACAGCTTGATATTGAATTGTGGTTTATCATAGAGGATTTGCGCGAATTGGTGCGCGGAGATTTTGCTAAGGTGCGTGATGTGTATTTGGCAAACTTCACCACACCTGCATACAATAACCGCACTTTTACCATTTATGGCAATCCTTACGAATATCCATTACACATAGAGCTCAAAAAACCCGAGCAGTACTTTATAGAATCCAAAACATATTATATTGACGCATTACAAAGCAGTGATTTTGTAGCAATGAAAAAAAGGCTTATTCACTTCAATCTAGGAGACCGCTTTGAAAAACATTGTCTTGTAAGCACATTAGAGGATTTGACAAAAGCTGAACTAGAGATAGAAAAATATACATTAGATAAAGAAAATGGTGCAGATTGCTCACATATTATTATTTTTTATGCGCGCAGCTTTGAGCAAGAAATGTGGGAGTTTGCCAAAATACTTTTTAGCATTTTGAGTGCAAGGAATAAGGATATTTTGGAGATTCCATATAAAGTGCAAGGTATAAACTTTACGCTCAAAGATATATTTGAGAATAAGCCAAATCTTGGGACTTATGCAATGCTTTTAAGCCATTATCTCATTAAAGAGCGGATTGATAGCTTATTTGATAGGAATCCACTTAGATTCTATCTCAATATCAGTTTGCCAAAACATATAAAAAGCCTCCAAAAAATCCGCAATACAAGCGTTCATCAGAAAAAAGCACATTTGCAAGAAGCCCTACATTTACGAGCCATAATGCTAGGTATAGGATTAGCTTTAGGAGAAAGTGGTGTATTTGGGGCATTGATAGAGGCAAAAAATATGCTCAAAGACTTTAAAAGAGAGTCATCGGCTCTTTGA
- a CDS encoding tetratricopeptide repeat protein, whose translation MKKIFALMWAMMCIMGIGFAEPEETAGEVSTQPSPTSQTTNPVAPNVSNLPQNTQSSMPAQNNQNTNTPAGLLGSQPLTPANQISGAPIDDMLENINESNNTLKSAMIFARDGDYESALNLFARSCDQGNAAGCFGSGLIYMYGANSGVPDPQKAVNYYYKACTGGDAVACANLAMAYDNGEGVREDKAQAAQLYEVACQGGDSLGCTNAGWMYANGVGVKKDYQKSLAYYNSACQLGSDLGCYNLGLMTNTYNVYGMTKDKMSYVEMNYVACQQGDIIGCGNLGWMYATGSNGADKNYYNAAKYFTLACDGGHIQSCNNLGVLYDGGFGVRQDKRKAIELFGLACDYGIESGCNNYSLMKTRGSVNGGNPIFGLK comes from the coding sequence ATGAAAAAGATTTTTGCGCTTATGTGGGCAATGATGTGTATTATGGGGATAGGGTTTGCAGAGCCAGAAGAGACAGCGGGAGAAGTTTCTACACAACCTTCACCTACCTCACAAACCACAAATCCTGTTGCTCCTAATGTATCAAATTTGCCTCAAAATACCCAATCTTCAATGCCTGCTCAAAATAATCAAAACACAAATACTCCCGCAGGGCTTTTAGGCTCACAACCTCTCACGCCTGCTAATCAAATTAGTGGAGCGCCTATTGATGATATGCTTGAGAATATTAATGAATCAAATAATACACTTAAATCCGCAATGATTTTTGCAAGAGATGGAGATTATGAGAGCGCATTGAATCTCTTTGCACGTTCTTGCGACCAAGGTAATGCTGCAGGTTGTTTTGGTTCGGGGCTTATTTATATGTATGGAGCAAATTCAGGTGTGCCAGACCCTCAAAAGGCAGTGAATTATTACTATAAAGCCTGCACAGGTGGCGATGCAGTGGCGTGTGCGAATCTTGCAATGGCGTATGATAATGGAGAGGGTGTTAGAGAAGATAAAGCTCAAGCAGCACAGCTCTATGAAGTAGCTTGTCAAGGGGGAGATTCTCTAGGCTGCACGAATGCAGGCTGGATGTATGCTAATGGTGTAGGTGTCAAAAAAGATTACCAAAAATCATTAGCGTATTACAATAGTGCTTGTCAGCTTGGAAGTGATTTGGGTTGTTATAATTTAGGGCTTATGACTAATACTTATAATGTGTATGGAATGACAAAAGATAAGATGAGTTATGTTGAGATGAATTATGTTGCGTGTCAGCAAGGAGACATTATAGGCTGTGGGAATCTTGGCTGGATGTATGCCACAGGCTCAAATGGTGCAGATAAAAATTATTATAATGCAGCAAAATACTTTACACTCGCGTGTGATGGTGGGCATATTCAAAGTTGTAACAATTTAGGTGTGCTTTATGATGGTGGATTTGGTGTAAGACAAGATAAGCGTAAGGCGATTGAGCTTTTTGGTTTAGCGTGTGATTATGGAATTGAATCGGGCTGCAATAATTATTCGCTTATGAAAACAAGAGGAAGTGTAAATGGAGGGAATCCAATATTTGGCTTAAAATAA